In Pantoea cypripedii, the following proteins share a genomic window:
- a CDS encoding LLM class flavin-dependent oxidoreductase, with amino-acid sequence MSIQFLGMIGHRLASEIIPASGSLFDKDYIARFARAHEDAGFDRILVGYWSDQPDGFLVTAHAAAHTSKLKFLLAHRPGFVAPTLAARKLASLDHLTDGRLAVHIISGGSDSEQRRDGDFRNKTERYARTDEFLTVLKQSLESTQPYDHQGTWYQAEQAFSAIKPLQKKLPIYFGGSSAEAIDVAARHADVFALWGEPLNGAEETVRNVRAAAAQQGRNIDFNISFRPILGKTEKEAWERAEYIRATAEKQLEETGYTFGLPKPQSVGAQRLLAAANQGDRLDKVLWTGVAKLVKGGYNSTALVGTPEQVSDALLDYYRLGIHSVLIRGFDPLNDVVEYGRELLPLTREKVAALDSKQKRSA; translated from the coding sequence ATGAGCATTCAATTCCTTGGCATGATTGGCCACCGTCTCGCCTCCGAGATTATCCCGGCCAGCGGCTCGTTATTTGATAAAGATTACATCGCCCGTTTTGCCCGCGCCCATGAAGACGCCGGGTTTGACCGTATTCTGGTCGGTTACTGGTCCGATCAACCCGATGGGTTCCTGGTGACCGCCCACGCGGCAGCCCATACCAGCAAACTGAAATTCCTTCTGGCGCATCGACCAGGCTTTGTCGCACCCACGCTGGCCGCACGTAAACTGGCTTCGCTCGATCATCTTACCGATGGCCGCCTGGCGGTGCATATCATCAGTGGTGGCAGCGATAGCGAACAACGTCGCGACGGCGATTTCCGCAATAAAACCGAACGCTATGCACGAACCGATGAGTTTTTGACGGTGCTGAAGCAGAGTCTGGAATCGACGCAGCCCTATGACCACCAGGGAACCTGGTATCAGGCCGAACAGGCCTTTTCCGCTATCAAACCGTTGCAGAAAAAGCTGCCGATCTACTTTGGTGGTTCGTCAGCGGAAGCCATTGACGTTGCCGCGCGTCATGCGGATGTGTTTGCGTTGTGGGGCGAGCCGCTTAACGGGGCGGAAGAAACGGTTCGCAACGTGCGTGCCGCTGCGGCGCAACAGGGAAGGAACATCGATTTTAATATTTCCTTCCGTCCGATTCTCGGCAAAACCGAAAAAGAAGCCTGGGAGCGCGCCGAGTATATCCGCGCCACCGCCGAAAAGCAGCTGGAGGAAACCGGTTATACCTTCGGTCTGCCAAAACCTCAGAGCGTCGGTGCGCAACGCCTGCTGGCTGCCGCTAACCAAGGCGATCGACTGGATAAAGTGCTGTGGACCGGCGTCGCCAAACTGGTGAAGGGGGGCTACAACTCGACAGCGTTGGTGGGAACCCCAGAACAGGTGTCGGATGCGCTACTCGATTACTATCGCCTCGGCATTCACAGCGTGTTGATTCGCGGCTTCGATCCGCTCAATGACGTGGTGGAATATGGCCGCGAGCTGCTGCCGCTGACGCGGGAAAAAGTGGCTGCCCTCGATAGCAAACAAAAAAGGAGTGCCTGA
- a CDS encoding ABC transporter substrate-binding protein, giving the protein MRLAALFVGLTLALSLNPLFAAEKVTLRLGDVKGDRFAALKASGELNNLPYDLKLTAFDSGAPVQEALNAGALDVGFTGDLPFLFVYAAGAPVKAVGAWQNNPDSIALLTRPNAGVHSLQDLKGKQIAVNRGGWGHYLILGLLERAGLKPDDVTLRFLGPVDGRAALTSGAVAAWAPWEPYIATSTAVDGTVRVPQGGGKGIMSGYSYALARDEALSNPEKRKAIADLLVRLAKAQVWAQHHPEEFARVLGKTLNMPTNITASWIADARIRPLVFDASLIGTLQKSADFFHRYQVLPKQVDVSKAFDFSLAAGANQVAKSAQGDKS; this is encoded by the coding sequence ATGCGCCTGGCTGCTTTATTTGTTGGTCTGACTCTGGCGTTATCCCTTAATCCGCTGTTTGCGGCGGAAAAAGTCACCCTGCGGCTGGGCGATGTCAAAGGTGATCGCTTTGCCGCGCTGAAAGCCTCGGGTGAACTCAACAACCTGCCATACGATCTTAAACTGACGGCGTTTGATTCGGGTGCGCCGGTGCAGGAGGCCCTGAACGCAGGCGCGCTGGATGTCGGTTTCACTGGCGATCTGCCGTTCCTGTTTGTCTATGCCGCAGGTGCGCCGGTTAAAGCCGTGGGGGCGTGGCAAAACAATCCCGATAGCATTGCCCTGCTCACCCGTCCCAATGCCGGGGTGCACAGCCTGCAGGATCTGAAAGGCAAACAAATTGCGGTGAATCGCGGTGGATGGGGCCATTACCTGATCCTTGGTCTGCTGGAACGTGCGGGCCTGAAACCTGATGACGTCACGCTGCGTTTTCTCGGCCCGGTTGATGGCCGTGCCGCGTTAACTTCCGGCGCGGTTGCCGCCTGGGCTCCGTGGGAACCGTACATTGCCACCTCCACTGCCGTGGATGGCACGGTACGTGTACCGCAGGGAGGCGGCAAGGGGATTATGTCTGGTTACTCTTACGCACTGGCGCGCGATGAAGCGCTGAGCAATCCGGAAAAACGCAAAGCCATTGCCGATTTGCTGGTGCGTTTAGCTAAAGCCCAGGTCTGGGCGCAGCATCATCCCGAAGAGTTCGCCCGTGTGCTGGGTAAAACCCTCAACATGCCAACGAACATCACTGCCAGCTGGATTGCGGATGCCCGTATCCGTCCTTTGGTGTTTGACGCCAGCCTGATTGGCACCCTGCAAAAATCAGCGGATTTCTTCCACCGCTACCAGGTGCTGCCAAAACAGGTCGATGTCAGCAAAGCCTTTGATTTCAGTCTGGCGGCGGGAGCCAACCAGGTGGCGAAAAGTGCCCAGGGGGATAAATCGTGA
- a CDS encoding cysteine dioxygenase, whose amino-acid sequence MSELQHHRLRTFVGNLAQLLDSQPDEQTILQRGSNWLSELIRHDDWLDDAFSQPHAQHYQQYLLYADAQQRFSVVSFVWGPGQQTPIHDHRVWGLIGMLRGAEISQSWQAGPQGLQPEGPPVRLEPGSVEAVSPTVGDIHRVSNAFDDRVSISIHVYGANIGAVKRAVYREDGSEKVFISGYSNRYLPNIWDLSND is encoded by the coding sequence GTGAGTGAGCTTCAGCATCATCGTTTACGAACCTTTGTCGGTAATCTGGCGCAACTGCTCGATAGCCAGCCCGATGAACAAACCATTTTGCAACGTGGCAGTAACTGGCTGAGCGAGTTAATTCGTCATGATGACTGGCTGGATGATGCCTTTAGCCAGCCACATGCGCAGCATTATCAACAATATTTACTCTACGCCGATGCACAGCAACGCTTCTCGGTAGTGAGTTTTGTCTGGGGGCCGGGCCAGCAAACACCAATTCACGACCATCGCGTCTGGGGTTTGATTGGCATGTTACGCGGGGCGGAAATTTCGCAGTCCTGGCAAGCGGGACCGCAGGGATTGCAACCGGAAGGCCCGCCAGTACGGCTGGAGCCAGGCAGCGTTGAGGCGGTGTCACCCACCGTGGGTGATATTCATCGCGTCAGCAATGCCTTTGACGACCGCGTCTCCATCAGTATCCACGTTTATGGCGCGAATATTGGCGCGGTTAAGCGTGCGGTGTATCGCGAGGACGGCAGCGAAAAGGTGTTTATCTCCGGTTATAGCAACCGTTATTTACCCAACATCTGGGATCTTTCAAATGACTAA
- a CDS encoding rhodanese homology domain-containing protein, protein MTKPIFPLRQVADIVAALRQQQEVALVDVRDEALYATGHPLFAVNIPLSKLELEWLDRIPRRETVITLYDNGEGLAQTAAERISALGYHNVALLAGDLQGWQDAGGELFIDVNSPSKAFGELVEHHNQTPSLAADEVHALLASGNDVVVLDARRFDEFQTMSIPGATSVPGGELVLRVRDLAPSPNTTVIVNCAGRTRSIIGTQSLVNAGIRNPVYALRNGTIGWTLAGHPLETGQTRRYETTSETAQRQAAAKARQLADQAGVARIHLSALADLQQENRTSYLFDVRDAQEYAAGHLPGSRHVPGGQLVQETDHYASVRGARIVLIDDDNVRANMTASWLAQLGWQVSVLDGLQPSDFSASGPWQAQVPPVAHPEFVSPEQLASWLDEGQTQVLDFTTRANHLNSHIPGAAWLLRSTLQQQGKALLPEARRYVLTCGSSLLAGYAVEQVAELTGKPVYVLAGGNAAWRAAGLPTEQGAQQLLSPSIDRYRRPYEGTDIAPAVMQAYLDWEYGLVAQLDRDGTHGFRVLKPLAQGQ, encoded by the coding sequence ATGACTAAACCGATTTTCCCGTTGCGCCAGGTGGCCGACATTGTGGCAGCGCTGCGTCAGCAGCAGGAAGTGGCACTGGTGGATGTACGCGACGAAGCGCTGTATGCCACTGGTCATCCGTTGTTTGCCGTGAACATTCCCTTATCCAAACTGGAGCTGGAGTGGCTGGATCGTATTCCCCGGCGCGAGACGGTCATCACCTTGTACGATAATGGCGAAGGTCTGGCACAAACGGCGGCGGAACGTATATCCGCGCTGGGTTATCACAACGTCGCGCTGCTGGCTGGCGATTTGCAGGGCTGGCAGGATGCGGGTGGCGAGCTGTTTATTGATGTTAATTCCCCCAGCAAGGCCTTTGGTGAACTGGTGGAACATCATAATCAGACGCCATCGCTGGCGGCTGATGAGGTACATGCGTTGCTGGCAAGCGGCAACGATGTGGTGGTACTGGATGCGCGTCGTTTTGATGAATTCCAGACCATGAGTATTCCCGGTGCGACCAGCGTGCCGGGTGGTGAACTGGTGCTGCGGGTGCGCGACCTGGCCCCTTCACCGAATACTACGGTGATCGTGAACTGTGCGGGCCGTACCCGCAGCATTATCGGCACGCAATCGCTGGTGAATGCCGGTATCCGCAACCCGGTTTATGCGCTGCGCAACGGCACTATCGGCTGGACGCTGGCCGGGCATCCGCTCGAAACAGGACAGACGCGCCGTTACGAAACCACCAGCGAAACCGCCCAACGACAGGCAGCAGCTAAGGCGCGTCAGTTGGCTGACCAGGCAGGCGTGGCGCGTATTCACCTCTCTGCCCTGGCCGATCTTCAGCAGGAAAACCGCACCAGCTATCTATTCGATGTGCGTGATGCACAGGAGTATGCAGCAGGCCATCTGCCTGGCAGTCGCCATGTACCCGGCGGGCAACTGGTGCAGGAGACCGATCATTACGCCAGCGTTCGTGGTGCGAGGATTGTGCTGATCGATGATGACAACGTACGCGCCAATATGACGGCATCCTGGCTGGCGCAGCTTGGCTGGCAGGTATCAGTGCTGGATGGATTACAACCCAGTGACTTTAGCGCTAGCGGGCCATGGCAGGCACAGGTCCCCCCCGTCGCCCATCCCGAGTTTGTCTCACCAGAGCAACTCGCCAGCTGGCTGGATGAGGGGCAAACTCAGGTGCTGGATTTCACTACGCGCGCCAATCATCTCAATAGCCATATCCCCGGTGCCGCCTGGCTGCTGCGCTCAACTCTGCAACAACAGGGAAAAGCGTTGCTTCCCGAGGCGCGGCGTTATGTGCTGACCTGCGGCAGCAGCTTGCTGGCGGGTTATGCTGTGGAACAGGTCGCCGAACTGACCGGGAAGCCGGTCTATGTCCTGGCGGGAGGCAACGCCGCCTGGCGTGCCGCGGGTCTGCCGACTGAGCAGGGAGCACAACAATTGCTGTCACCATCGATAGATCGTTATCGCCGCCCGTATGAGGGCACCGATATCGCACCCGCGGTGATGCAGGCGTATCTCGACTGGGAATATGGCCTGGTGGCACAGCTGGATCGCGACGGGACGCATGGGTTCCGCGTACTGAAACCGCTAGCTCAGGGCCAGTAA
- a CDS encoding DUF1493 family protein, giving the protein MVKDIENAVTEWYEATYNSKPLFAKAKPVLTPETSLNMGKYPWAREAGDEIMKDYFQRFNVDSSNFNFLAYWPYEKGMLPNFFRPKSQKITQVEPKSLTIHMLIDSAKAGRWLFD; this is encoded by the coding sequence ATGGTGAAAGATATCGAAAACGCGGTTACTGAATGGTATGAAGCAACCTACAACAGTAAACCTCTCTTTGCCAAAGCTAAACCTGTATTGACGCCTGAAACGAGTCTGAATATGGGAAAATATCCTTGGGCGAGGGAGGCAGGCGACGAAATCATGAAGGATTACTTCCAACGTTTTAATGTTGACAGTAGTAACTTCAACTTCCTTGCATACTGGCCTTATGAGAAAGGAATGCTGCCTAATTTTTTTCGCCCAAAGTCGCAAAAAATCACTCAGGTTGAGCCTAAATCACTCACCATTCATATGCTGATCGATTCCGCCAAAGCCGGGCGCTGGCTGTTTGATTAA
- a CDS encoding STM2901 family protein — protein sequence MDTTEQLNGTCFYKGLTNLTAGELFFFVFLEEAQKQLGAGDVVALALIILGQPTQSTRGKPAGATPGTSILSENLRRWLKFRVNRWPTLTNESIRHLRFSYVTNLGAFAGRWIPILGIAFVMNDVARIGFNTLNTYNQIAREGDRIW from the coding sequence ATGGATACTACGGAACAGCTGAATGGGACATGCTTCTACAAGGGATTAACCAATCTTACCGCTGGCGAGTTGTTCTTTTTTGTCTTTCTGGAGGAAGCTCAAAAGCAGCTTGGTGCGGGGGATGTGGTAGCTCTGGCTCTTATCATCTTAGGGCAGCCAACTCAAAGCACCAGAGGAAAGCCTGCTGGTGCAACGCCAGGGACATCGATTCTCAGTGAAAACCTTCGACGCTGGTTAAAGTTTCGTGTTAACCGATGGCCTACCCTGACAAACGAAAGCATCCGGCACCTACGTTTCAGCTATGTCACTAACCTGGGTGCTTTTGCCGGTCGCTGGATACCGATTTTGGGCATTGCCTTTGTGATGAATGATGTTGCGCGGATAGGGTTTAACACTCTCAATACCTATAATCAAATTGCCAGAGAGGGTGATCGCATATGGTGA
- a CDS encoding formate/nitrite transporter family protein translates to MSLHTPKEIAQLAIQSGVVKSQASVSTLLILGFMAGAFIATGFLLDLHVINQLPADWGSFGGFLGAAVFPVGLILTVLAGGELLTGNMMTMPIAWFARRISGFSVLRNWFWVTIANFLGSIAVAWFFGHMLGMTEGDYLKKTVAIATAKVNADFMHAFISGIGCNWLVCLAVWLAFASKDVVGKIFGMWFPVMAFVAIGFQHVVANMFIVPAAIFAGQLSWAEYLPNFVAVFLGNGVGGAIFVALTYFVAFRPAQAAATEAS, encoded by the coding sequence ATGTCGCTGCATACACCAAAAGAGATCGCCCAGCTGGCGATTCAGTCTGGCGTGGTCAAAAGCCAGGCATCCGTTTCAACTTTATTGATTCTCGGCTTTATGGCCGGTGCATTCATTGCTACCGGCTTCCTGCTCGATCTCCATGTGATTAACCAACTCCCTGCCGACTGGGGTTCCTTTGGCGGATTTCTCGGTGCGGCAGTGTTCCCCGTCGGGCTGATTCTGACCGTGCTCGCCGGTGGTGAACTGCTGACCGGTAATATGATGACCATGCCAATTGCCTGGTTCGCGCGCCGCATCAGCGGCTTTAGCGTGCTGCGTAACTGGTTCTGGGTCACCATTGCTAACTTCCTCGGCAGTATCGCCGTGGCCTGGTTCTTCGGCCATATGCTCGGCATGACCGAAGGCGATTACCTGAAGAAAACCGTCGCTATTGCCACGGCCAAAGTGAATGCCGATTTCATGCATGCCTTTATCTCCGGCATCGGCTGTAACTGGCTGGTGTGTCTTGCCGTCTGGCTGGCCTTCGCCAGTAAAGATGTGGTGGGCAAAATTTTCGGCATGTGGTTCCCGGTGATGGCATTCGTCGCCATTGGCTTCCAGCACGTAGTGGCAAACATGTTCATCGTTCCTGCCGCGATTTTTGCCGGACAGCTCAGCTGGGCTGAGTACCTGCCGAATTTCGTTGCGGTGTTCCTGGGTAACGGTGTTGGTGGCGCAATTTTTGTCGCTCTGACCTACTTCGTCGCCTTCCGTCCGGCGCAGGCGGCAGCAACCGAAGCCTCTTAA
- a CDS encoding YfeC-like transcriptional regulator has protein sequence MKKEWLTPEELALETGYSRQTVNKWIKRENWTTTPKPGVQGGKARLIHIDERVKSFIQSTRHANEPAAHYGAQQNTLPALLINSVQQMTAAEQEQLVALLLREGIRGVLQRLGIQEK, from the coding sequence GTGAAAAAGGAATGGCTAACACCCGAAGAACTCGCGCTGGAAACGGGCTACAGTCGGCAGACTGTTAACAAATGGATTAAACGCGAAAACTGGACAACCACGCCCAAGCCCGGTGTACAGGGCGGTAAGGCTCGATTGATCCATATCGATGAACGCGTGAAAAGCTTTATCCAATCCACCCGCCATGCGAACGAACCGGCAGCTCATTACGGTGCACAGCAAAATACGTTACCTGCGTTATTAATAAATTCTGTCCAGCAAATGACAGCAGCCGAACAGGAACAACTGGTGGCTCTTCTGCTACGGGAAGGGATCAGAGGCGTGTTACAACGGCTGGGAATTCAGGAAAAATAA
- the gltX gene encoding glutamate--tRNA ligase, which yields MKIKTRFAPSPTGYLHVGGARTALYSWLYARHNKGEFVLRIEDTDLERSTPEAIEAIMDGMNWLSLDWNEGPYYQTKRFDRYNAVIDEMLVAGTAYKCYCSKERLEALREEQMAKGEKPRYDGRCRDSHEHHAADEPCVVRFRNPQEGSVIFDDQIRGPIEFSNQELDDLIIRRTDGSPTYNFCVVVDDWDMGITHVIRGEDHINNTPRQINILKAIGAEVPVYAHVSMILGDDGKKLSKRHGAVGVMQYRDDGYLPEALLNYLVRLGWSHGDQEIFSVAEMTELFTLDAVSKSASAFNTEKLQWLNHHYINTLPPEYVATHLQWHIEQQNIDTRTGPELAKLVTLLGERCKTLVEIAASCRYFYEEFDAFDADAAKKHLRPVARQPLEVVRDKLAAISDNDWTAENVHHAIQGAADELELGMGKVGMPLRVAVTGAGQSPALDVTVQAIGRSRSVARIEKALAFIAEREAQA from the coding sequence ATGAAAATCAAAACTCGCTTCGCACCCAGCCCCACTGGCTATCTGCATGTGGGCGGTGCTCGTACTGCTCTTTACTCCTGGCTTTATGCTCGTCATAACAAGGGCGAATTTGTTCTGCGTATCGAAGATACCGATCTGGAGCGATCCACACCGGAAGCCATCGAAGCCATTATGGATGGCATGAACTGGCTGAGCCTCGACTGGAACGAAGGTCCGTACTACCAGACCAAACGCTTTGATCGCTACAACGCGGTGATCGATGAGATGCTGGTGGCTGGCACTGCTTATAAATGTTACTGCTCCAAAGAGCGCCTGGAAGCGTTGCGTGAAGAACAGATGGCGAAGGGTGAAAAGCCGCGTTACGACGGCCGTTGCCGCGACAGCCATGAACATCACGCTGCCGACGAACCTTGTGTGGTGCGTTTCCGCAATCCGCAGGAAGGCTCTGTCATTTTTGATGATCAGATTCGTGGTCCGATTGAGTTCAGCAACCAGGAACTGGATGACCTGATCATTCGTCGTACCGATGGTTCGCCGACCTATAACTTCTGTGTGGTGGTGGACGATTGGGATATGGGTATCACCCACGTTATCCGTGGCGAAGACCATATCAACAACACGCCGCGTCAGATCAACATCCTGAAAGCGATTGGTGCCGAAGTCCCTGTGTACGCGCACGTATCCATGATCCTCGGTGATGACGGGAAGAAGCTGTCCAAACGTCATGGCGCGGTGGGGGTGATGCAGTATCGTGATGATGGTTACCTGCCGGAAGCGCTGCTCAACTATCTGGTGCGCCTGGGTTGGTCACATGGCGATCAGGAAATCTTCAGCGTGGCGGAAATGACCGAACTGTTTACCCTCGATGCGGTGAGCAAATCGGCCAGTGCCTTCAATACTGAAAAATTGCAGTGGCTGAACCATCACTACATTAATACCCTGCCGCCGGAATATGTGGCGACGCATCTGCAGTGGCATATTGAACAGCAGAACATCGATACCCGTACCGGTCCGGAACTGGCGAAGCTGGTTACCCTGCTGGGCGAGCGTTGTAAGACGCTGGTAGAGATTGCGGCATCCTGCCGTTACTTCTATGAAGAGTTCGATGCCTTTGATGCTGACGCTGCGAAGAAGCATCTGCGTCCGGTTGCGCGTCAGCCGCTGGAAGTGGTACGTGACAAATTGGCTGCCATCAGTGACAACGACTGGACCGCAGAGAATGTGCATCACGCCATTCAGGGCGCAGCAGACGAACTGGAGCTGGGGATGGGCAAAGTCGGTATGCCGTTGCGCGTTGCCGTGACCGGTGCGGGTCAGTCTCCGGCGCTGGATGTGACTGTGCAGGCCATTGGCCGCAGCCGTAGCGTGGCACGTATCGAAAAAGCGCTGGCCTTTATTGCCGAGCGTGAAGCCCAGGCATAA
- a CDS encoding FlxA-like family protein, with protein sequence MSTISSVSSSVSSSSSSGNTSQIASLNKQIQSLTKELKDLSSDDTLTDEQKSAQEQMIQSQIQMIEAQITQIEQQATQKAQQQQEQQQKQDTSSSTSTKADGINRPTDTNQINVYV encoded by the coding sequence ATGAGTACCATTTCAAGTGTGTCCAGCAGTGTCAGTAGTAGTAGCAGTAGCGGCAATACCTCACAAATTGCCAGTCTGAATAAGCAAATCCAGAGTCTCACCAAAGAACTCAAAGATCTGTCCAGTGATGACACCCTGACTGATGAGCAAAAATCAGCGCAGGAGCAAATGATTCAGTCGCAGATTCAGATGATTGAGGCGCAGATCACGCAAATCGAGCAGCAGGCGACACAAAAAGCCCAGCAGCAGCAGGAACAGCAACAAAAGCAGGATACCTCCTCCTCCACCAGCACCAAGGCTGATGGCATTAACCGTCCTACCGATACCAATCAAATCAACGTTTACGTTTAA
- a CDS encoding LysR family transcriptional regulator produces MNYTLRQLRTFVAVAKYGSFSQAGQVIGLSQSAVSHSIKELEAEMGVRLLDRTTREVQLTEAGQQLATRLERLLEELNTTVQDVRSYGEQRSGTVRVAASQTPSAHLMPQCLASCQQHYPDIRVILHDRAQQWVLQSVRNAEVDFGLIIGPISDSDFDYQTIMNEPFLLLCREDDVLAQEAQPQWAMLDGRTMVLQDYASGSRALIDAALQQQSIAVNVVQEIGHPATLYPMVEAGIGISILPALALPLPSGRKLTVRRLYPEINRSLMLIKRRNRSLTPAAEAIWQEVRQQAELLTQQRSLKPAF; encoded by the coding sequence ATGAATTACACGTTACGCCAGTTGCGCACCTTTGTCGCCGTTGCGAAGTACGGCAGCTTTAGTCAGGCGGGGCAGGTGATTGGCCTTAGCCAGTCGGCGGTCAGCCACAGCATTAAAGAGCTGGAGGCGGAGATGGGAGTACGGTTACTGGATCGTACCACCCGTGAAGTGCAACTGACCGAGGCCGGGCAGCAACTGGCAACGCGGCTTGAGCGGCTGCTGGAGGAGCTAAACACTACGGTGCAGGATGTGCGCAGCTATGGTGAACAGCGCAGTGGGACGGTGCGGGTCGCTGCCAGCCAGACGCCGTCTGCCCATCTGATGCCACAATGCCTCGCCAGCTGTCAGCAACACTATCCGGATATTCGCGTGATTTTGCATGATCGCGCCCAGCAGTGGGTGCTGCAAAGCGTACGTAATGCGGAAGTCGATTTCGGCCTGATTATTGGGCCGATCAGCGATAGCGATTTTGATTATCAAACCATCATGAATGAGCCATTTTTATTGCTGTGCCGGGAAGATGATGTGCTGGCGCAGGAAGCTCAGCCGCAGTGGGCGATGCTGGACGGTCGTACTATGGTGTTACAGGATTATGCTTCCGGCAGCCGTGCGCTGATTGATGCCGCGTTGCAGCAGCAGTCGATTGCGGTGAATGTGGTACAGGAGATTGGTCACCCGGCGACGCTGTATCCGATGGTTGAGGCAGGAATTGGCATCAGTATCTTACCGGCGCTGGCGTTACCCTTGCCTTCCGGACGAAAACTGACGGTGCGGCGGCTGTATCCTGAAATCAATCGCAGCCTGATGTTGATTAAGCGCAGAAACCGCTCGCTGACACCCGCGGCAGAGGCCATCTGGCAGGAAGTGCGTCAGCAGGCTGAGCTGCTGACGCAACAACGTTCCCTCAAACCGGCGTTTTAA
- a CDS encoding bile acid:sodium symporter family protein produces the protein MGFLRLDPMMVKLIITVLLASFLPAKGGFVDFFEWLTTAAIALLFFMHGAKLSREKIIAGSSHWRLHLWIMCSTFVLFPILGLLLVWWHPVDVGTDIYTGFIYLCILPATVQSAIAFTSMAGGNVAAAVCSASASSLLGVFVSPLLVNLVMNVHSDAPSNGLEQIGKIMLQLLVPFVLGHISRRWIGGWVEKHRSLIGKTDQTSILLVVYSAFSEAVVNGIWNRVGVDTLLWILAGSLLLLVVVLLINLGASRLFGFKRADEITVLFCGSKKSLANGVPMANILFPASSVGIIVLPLMIFHQVQLMVCSFIAQRYKASNEKHLAQQQQAEAQKS, from the coding sequence ATGGGATTTTTACGACTCGACCCGATGATGGTCAAACTCATCATCACCGTGCTGCTGGCCAGCTTCTTACCGGCCAAAGGCGGGTTTGTCGATTTCTTCGAATGGCTGACCACCGCCGCCATCGCCCTGCTGTTCTTTATGCATGGCGCTAAGCTGTCACGGGAAAAAATCATCGCCGGTAGCAGCCACTGGCGGCTGCATTTATGGATTATGTGCAGCACCTTTGTGCTGTTCCCGATCCTTGGTCTGCTGCTGGTGTGGTGGCATCCGGTTGATGTGGGTACCGATATCTATACCGGTTTTATTTATCTCTGCATTTTGCCTGCCACCGTGCAGTCGGCGATTGCCTTTACCTCGATGGCGGGCGGTAACGTCGCCGCAGCGGTATGCAGCGCTTCCGCTTCCAGTCTGCTCGGTGTTTTTGTTTCACCGTTGCTGGTTAACCTGGTAATGAATGTGCACAGCGATGCGCCGAGCAACGGCCTGGAGCAGATTGGTAAAATCATGCTGCAATTGCTGGTGCCTTTTGTGCTGGGTCACATCTCACGCCGCTGGATTGGTGGCTGGGTAGAAAAACATCGCAGCCTGATTGGCAAAACTGACCAGACTTCGATTCTGCTGGTGGTTTATTCCGCCTTTAGTGAAGCGGTGGTTAACGGCATCTGGAATCGTGTCGGCGTGGATACCCTGCTGTGGATCCTGGCGGGCAGCCTGCTGCTGCTGGTAGTGGTACTGCTGATTAACCTCGGGGCTTCACGTCTGTTCGGCTTCAAACGTGCTGATGAGATTACGGTATTGTTCTGCGGCTCGAAAAAGAGCCTGGCAAACGGCGTGCCGATGGCCAATATCCTGTTCCCGGCCAGCAGCGTGGGGATTATCGTGCTGCCGCTGATGATCTTCCACCAGGTACAGTTGATGGTCTGTTCATTCATCGCACAACGCTATAAAGCCAGCAACGAAAAACATCTGGCGCAACAGCAACAGGCTGAAGCACAAAAATCCTGA
- a CDS encoding DUF3820 family protein, with translation MEKQQLIEIANTPMPFGKYKGRMLIDLPEPYLLWFARGGEFPAGKLGELMQITLAIKIEGLEGLVKPLKRSE, from the coding sequence ATGGAAAAGCAGCAGCTGATTGAGATCGCCAACACGCCGATGCCATTTGGCAAATACAAAGGCAGAATGCTGATTGACCTGCCAGAGCCTTATCTGCTGTGGTTTGCCCGTGGCGGTGAATTTCCCGCCGGTAAACTCGGTGAGCTGATGCAGATAACGCTGGCGATCAAGATCGAAGGACTGGAAGGTCTGGTGAAGCCGCTGAAGCGCAGTGAATAA